A single genomic interval of Aedes aegypti strain LVP_AGWG chromosome 1, AaegL5.0 Primary Assembly, whole genome shotgun sequence harbors:
- the LOC5576569 gene encoding elongator complex protein 6 isoform X2, whose translation MAQPVLAACGLQNEHLPRLTLLKQDSGVDGSFLIAAILGHRLKASKDHHVLLIATHHTYHHYSSACMKVGFNLGPARDSGQLQILDVAAELFHNYPNCFPSLDDIAHRVGTFLKTHPGRTILVDDLTYFLNFDHSEAQLIDFVEQFAATEDRHHSLVIKLNTADLWATLCANLDDMAQVEIGLQRLASGQFREVDGRLVVSRYPAEEDGEQDLIKVKKVDKSVLYKVNERNIKVFVPGEVGIKNL comes from the coding sequence ATGGCACAACCAGTTCTCGCTGCATGTGGCCTGCAAAACGAACACCTTCCGCGTCTCACCTTGCTCAAGCAGGACTCCGGGGTGGACGGGAGCTTCCTGATCGCCGCCATCTTGGGGCATCGTCTCAAAGCATCCAAAGATCATCATGTACTCCTGATCGCTACCCACCACACCTATCACCACTACAGTTCGGCCTGCATGAAGGTGGGCTTTAATCTGGGCCCGGCACGTGACTCCGGACAGCTACAAATCCTGGACGTCGCCGCCGAACTGTTCCACAACTATCCGAACTGCTTTCCTAGCTTGGATGACATTGCCCACCGAGTTGGCACTTTCCTGAAAACGCATCCCGGCCGAACGATCCTGGTGGATGATCTGACCTACTTCCTCAATTTCGATCACTCGGAAGCGCAGTTGATCGACTTTGTCGAGCAGTTTGCGGCGACGGAAGATCGCCACCACTCGCTGGTGATCAAGTTGAACACGGCCGATCTGTGGGCCACGCTGTGCGCCAATTTGGACGATATGGCCCAGGTGGAGATCGGACTGCAACGATTGGCGTCCGGGCAGTTTCGGGAAGTGGATGGACGGTTGGTTGTTAGTCGGTACCCAGCGGAAGAGGATGGCGAGCAGGATCTGATAAAGGTAAAGAAGGTCGACAAATCGGTACTGTACAAGGTGAACGAGAGGAACATCAAGGTTTTCGTACCGGGAGAGGTTGGTATCAAGAATTTGTAG
- the LOC5576569 gene encoding elongator complex protein 6 isoform X1, which yields MYKRYLTSQLYTMAQPVLAACGLQNEHLPRLTLLKQDSGVDGSFLIAAILGHRLKASKDHHVLLIATHHTYHHYSSACMKVGFNLGPARDSGQLQILDVAAELFHNYPNCFPSLDDIAHRVGTFLKTHPGRTILVDDLTYFLNFDHSEAQLIDFVEQFAATEDRHHSLVIKLNTADLWATLCANLDDMAQVEIGLQRLASGQFREVDGRLVVSRYPAEEDGEQDLIKVKKVDKSVLYKVNERNIKVFVPGEVGIKNL from the exons atgtacaaaag ATATCTCACGTCTCAACTCTACACAATGGCACAACCAGTTCTCGCTGCATGTGGCCTGCAAAACGAACACCTTCCGCGTCTCACCTTGCTCAAGCAGGACTCCGGGGTGGACGGGAGCTTCCTGATCGCCGCCATCTTGGGGCATCGTCTCAAAGCATCCAAAGATCATCATGTACTCCTGATCGCTACCCACCACACCTATCACCACTACAGTTCGGCCTGCATGAAGGTGGGCTTTAATCTGGGCCCGGCACGTGACTCCGGACAGCTACAAATCCTGGACGTCGCCGCCGAACTGTTCCACAACTATCCGAACTGCTTTCCTAGCTTGGATGACATTGCCCACCGAGTTGGCACTTTCCTGAAAACGCATCCCGGCCGAACGATCCTGGTGGATGATCTGACCTACTTCCTCAATTTCGATCACTCGGAAGCGCAGTTGATCGACTTTGTCGAGCAGTTTGCGGCGACGGAAGATCGCCACCACTCGCTGGTGATCAAGTTGAACACGGCCGATCTGTGGGCCACGCTGTGCGCCAATTTGGACGATATGGCCCAGGTGGAGATCGGACTGCAACGATTGGCGTCCGGGCAGTTTCGGGAAGTGGATGGACGGTTGGTTGTTAGTCGGTACCCAGCGGAAGAGGATGGCGAGCAGGATCTGATAAAGGTAAAGAAGGTCGACAAATCGGTACTGTACAAGGTGAACGAGAGGAACATCAAGGTTTTCGTACCGGGAGAGGTTGGTATCAAGAATTTGTAG